One segment of Pseudoalteromonas rubra DNA contains the following:
- a CDS encoding helix-turn-helix domain-containing protein: MFEAELAFVYTFLLGAVGLALTVLTGRARRWHCYRALVLFLFSLFVILSGPFVFTHYPSAQYIYIAAIVPAWLLLFPCFYLYTQALTSPVPWQFNRASMWHFIPASVSCVLSASLMQLPESELFAIFFAEDNVELTADARFTVLLIIILMLFWPVQSLLYVLQAWRKVMNYRRKLQAVFSNTQERELNWLVVVLILMLFTWCWLALTLFQDLSAQPTLLREGGIAVLSAISIWFVLFWSLRQKPGFDKIYGFTEQLDVTGDEHRVVTKERSEVKYQHSALSDEQSKRIAQKIHRAVVAEQLYLDPDLTLYRLAESIGVSANYVSQTLNQTVGQSFFDYINKARIDAAIKLLLADDKTVLDIAMAVGFNARSSFYKAFKAHTGMTPGEYKKTARASR; encoded by the coding sequence TTGTTTGAGGCTGAATTAGCGTTTGTGTACACCTTTTTACTCGGTGCTGTTGGACTGGCTTTAACTGTGTTAACTGGCAGGGCGAGGCGCTGGCATTGTTATCGGGCGCTGGTACTGTTTCTTTTTTCGCTGTTTGTTATTTTGTCGGGTCCGTTTGTCTTTACACACTATCCGTCAGCCCAATATATCTATATCGCAGCTATCGTTCCTGCCTGGTTGCTGCTGTTTCCTTGCTTTTATTTATACACGCAAGCTTTAACATCACCCGTCCCCTGGCAATTTAATCGCGCTAGTATGTGGCATTTTATCCCTGCCAGCGTTTCATGTGTGCTGTCAGCGAGTCTGATGCAATTGCCTGAATCCGAGTTATTTGCCATTTTCTTTGCAGAGGATAACGTCGAGCTAACGGCTGACGCACGTTTTACAGTCTTGCTGATCATTATCTTGATGCTGTTTTGGCCGGTGCAAAGTTTGCTTTATGTGCTACAGGCCTGGCGCAAGGTGATGAACTACAGGCGTAAGTTGCAAGCGGTATTTTCAAACACCCAGGAGCGCGAACTGAACTGGTTAGTTGTGGTACTAATACTGATGTTATTTACCTGGTGTTGGCTGGCACTGACACTCTTTCAGGATTTAAGTGCGCAACCCACGTTACTGCGTGAAGGGGGTATAGCAGTCCTGAGCGCTATTAGCATTTGGTTTGTGCTGTTTTGGTCATTACGACAAAAACCAGGTTTTGACAAAATCTATGGTTTCACCGAGCAGCTTGATGTGACAGGCGATGAGCATCGTGTTGTGACTAAGGAGCGTAGCGAAGTTAAATACCAGCACTCAGCGCTGAGCGATGAGCAGTCAAAACGCATTGCACAGAAGATCCATCGCGCGGTGGTGGCTGAGCAACTTTACCTGGATCCCGATCTGACTCTATACAGACTGGCTGAGTCTATCGGAGTATCAGCCAATTATGTGTCTCAAACCCTGAATCAGACCGTGGGACAATCGTTTTTTGACTATATCAATAAGGCACGGATTGACGCAGCGATTAAGCTGCTGCTGGCTGATGATAAGACTGTACTGGACATTGCTATGGCGGTCGGCTTTAATGCGCGCTCGTCTTTTTATAAGGCATTTAAAGCACATACAGGAATGACACCGGGTGAATATAAAAAAACGGCACGTGCCAGCAGGTAG
- a CDS encoding substrate-binding periplasmic protein, with protein MNKSLLLLLLLCNNAFAGPLHFVSINYLIEQEVGRLVLPEIYQKLNVSIVITPYPGKRAQQLVRSGKRHGEIMRIFSYGNENPHTIRVPTPYYMLETMAFIRNDGKVNIQSEQDLRQYRIAKVRGVKHTNNITEGMPRVEDTDTTIQALNLVSKGLADVALTNRIDGLVMLAQAGIENVIPHQRSFRELALYHYIHKDQQHWVEEVDAVLRGMKQSGELAELIRKAENQVITQHCRQSTTATALCQQHMLHEED; from the coding sequence ATGAATAAGTCTCTGTTATTGTTGCTGTTGTTGTGCAACAACGCGTTTGCCGGGCCCTTGCACTTTGTGTCAATCAATTATTTGATTGAGCAGGAAGTGGGCCGTCTGGTTTTACCGGAAATCTATCAAAAGCTTAATGTGTCAATTGTCATTACACCTTATCCGGGAAAGCGTGCACAGCAGCTGGTACGCAGCGGAAAAAGACATGGTGAAATCATGCGCATTTTTAGCTATGGTAACGAAAACCCTCACACTATCCGTGTTCCTACGCCGTATTATATGTTAGAGACGATGGCATTTATTCGCAATGATGGCAAAGTTAACATCCAAAGTGAACAAGACTTAAGGCAGTACCGAATTGCAAAAGTACGTGGTGTAAAACACACCAATAACATCACCGAGGGGATGCCCCGAGTTGAGGACACTGATACCACCATCCAGGCGCTTAACTTGGTATCTAAGGGGTTGGCCGACGTTGCGCTGACCAATCGTATTGATGGTTTGGTGATGCTGGCGCAGGCGGGGATTGAAAATGTAATACCTCACCAGCGCAGTTTTCGTGAGCTCGCGCTCTACCACTATATCCATAAGGATCAGCAACATTGGGTCGAAGAAGTGGATGCCGTATTACGCGGCATGAAGCAAAGCGGTGAACTGGCAGAGTTAATAAGAAAAGCAGAGAACCAGGTTATCACGCAGCACTGTCGGCAAAGCACAACGGCGACTGCACTATGCCAACAGCATATGCTTCACGAGGAAGATTGA